The Acidobacteriota bacterium genome includes a window with the following:
- the lipB gene encoding lipoyl(octanoyl) transferase LipB, whose translation MDLLSPSAPTDDDPASEVEPLRPLRWAYLGRYPYAPAVAEQKRLRDAVRQGSGDEHLLLLEHPHVYTLGRNASAEDVLAPAPWLEEQGIEIHEADRGGQVTYHGPGQLMGYPIVNLSPDRRDVRRYVQDLQWVLIRTLADFGVEAEARPGKDLVGVWAGGGKIASIGVHLSRWITTHGFALNVSTDLSFFGGIVACGLPQVRMVSIESLTGERPPLETVAERVASHFCQRFERRLLPLED comes from the coding sequence ATGGATTTGCTTTCCCCGTCAGCACCTACCGACGACGATCCAGCATCGGAAGTGGAGCCGCTACGCCCCCTGCGCTGGGCTTATCTCGGCCGCTATCCCTATGCGCCGGCGGTGGCGGAGCAGAAGCGGCTGCGGGACGCTGTTCGCCAGGGCTCCGGGGACGAGCATCTGCTGCTCCTGGAGCACCCCCACGTCTACACTTTGGGCCGGAACGCCAGTGCCGAGGACGTTCTGGCCCCGGCGCCCTGGCTCGAGGAGCAAGGCATCGAGATCCACGAGGCGGACCGCGGCGGTCAGGTGACGTATCACGGACCGGGGCAGCTGATGGGCTATCCCATCGTCAACCTCAGCCCTGACCGCCGGGACGTGCGGCGCTATGTTCAAGACCTGCAATGGGTGCTGATCCGCACCCTGGCGGATTTCGGCGTCGAGGCGGAGGCGCGGCCGGGGAAGGATCTGGTGGGGGTTTGGGCCGGGGGCGGCAAGATCGCCTCCATCGGCGTCCACCTGAGCCGCTGGATCACCACCCACGGATTTGCTCTCAACGTCAGCACGGATCTCTCCTTCTTCGGCGGTATCGTCGCCTGCGGGCTGCCCCAGGTGCGGATGGTCTCCATCGAAAGTCTGACCGGGGAGCGCCCGCCGCTGGAGACCGTTGCGGAGCGGGTCGCCAGTCATTTCTGCCAGCGCTTCGAGCGCCGGCTGCTGCCCCTGGAAGATTGA
- the sucB gene encoding 2-oxoglutarate dehydrogenase, E2 component, dihydrolipoamide succinyltransferase yields MPLVHRGRAEQVEELSMATEVVMPQMGESIAEGTITRWLIEVGETVERDQPLFEISTDKVDAEIPSPVAGTLLKVVHGEGETVPVDDVVAYIGEAGESVGDGAASAPATEAPAAEAAAGEQAAESEDSGEEDSTDGPMSLEQRLRKFSSPLVRNIAAKEGVDLQQVEGTGIHGRVTKKDILGYLENRGSAPAQPAAAAAPAAPRPTRAASDFHVPAYTEGENVEVVPMSRIRQITADHMAYSKATSAHVTTVFHIDMTRIARLRQRIKHRFAEANGTKLTYMPFIFSAVTAGLKAFPQLNAAIDGTNIVYKKDINLGMAVALDHGLIVPVLKNADQLSLVGLAKTANDLADRARSKRLSPDAIKGGTFTVTNPGGFGSLFGTPVINQPQVAILGVGAIEKRPVVLTDAEGNDSLGIRTMCYLALTFDHRLIDGADADQFMALVKEQLQQGSWEELDAYRR; encoded by the coding sequence CTGCCGCTCGTTCATCGCGGGCGAGCCGAGCAAGTCGAGGAGCTGTCCATGGCAACTGAAGTCGTGATGCCCCAGATGGGGGAGTCCATCGCCGAAGGCACCATCACCCGCTGGCTGATCGAGGTGGGGGAGACCGTCGAACGGGATCAGCCCCTATTCGAGATCTCCACCGACAAGGTCGACGCGGAGATTCCCAGCCCGGTGGCGGGCACTCTGCTCAAGGTCGTCCACGGCGAAGGGGAGACCGTGCCGGTGGACGACGTCGTGGCGTATATCGGTGAGGCCGGAGAGAGCGTCGGCGACGGCGCGGCATCCGCTCCCGCCACCGAAGCTCCCGCCGCCGAAGCGGCCGCGGGAGAGCAGGCCGCTGAAAGCGAGGACTCGGGCGAGGAGGACTCCACCGATGGGCCCATGAGCCTGGAGCAGCGGTTGCGGAAGTTCTCCAGCCCGCTGGTGCGCAACATCGCCGCCAAGGAGGGGGTCGATCTCCAGCAGGTGGAAGGCACCGGGATCCACGGCCGGGTGACCAAGAAGGACATCCTCGGCTATCTGGAAAACCGCGGCAGCGCTCCCGCTCAGCCGGCGGCGGCCGCGGCACCGGCGGCTCCACGGCCTACCCGCGCCGCCAGCGACTTCCACGTCCCCGCGTACACCGAGGGGGAGAACGTCGAGGTCGTGCCCATGTCGCGGATTCGGCAGATCACCGCCGACCATATGGCCTACTCCAAGGCCACCTCGGCCCATGTGACCACCGTCTTCCACATCGACATGACCCGCATCGCGCGGCTTCGCCAGCGCATCAAGCATCGCTTCGCCGAGGCCAACGGCACCAAGTTGACCTATATGCCGTTCATCTTCTCGGCGGTGACCGCCGGGCTGAAGGCCTTCCCGCAGCTCAACGCCGCCATCGACGGCACCAATATCGTCTACAAGAAGGACATCAACCTGGGCATGGCGGTGGCGCTGGACCACGGGCTCATCGTGCCGGTGCTGAAGAATGCCGATCAGCTGAGTCTGGTGGGGCTGGCGAAGACCGCCAACGATCTGGCGGACCGCGCCCGCAGCAAGCGGCTGAGCCCGGACGCCATCAAGGGGGGCACCTTCACCGTCACCAACCCCGGCGGTTTCGGCTCTCTCTTCGGGACGCCGGTGATCAACCAGCCGCAGGTGGCGATCCTCGGGGTCGGCGCCATCGAGAAGCGGCCGGTGGTGCTCACCGACGCCGAGGGCAACGACAGCCTTGGAATCCGAACCATGTGCTATCTGGCACTGACCTTCGACCACCGGCTCATCGACGGCGCCGACGCGGATCAGTTCATGGCTCTGGTCAAGGAGCAGCTGCAGCAGGGCTCGTGGGAAGAGCTGGACGCCTATCGCCGGTAG
- the lpdA gene encoding dihydrolipoyl dehydrogenase: MEQKQYDLIVVGSGPGGYVAAIRASQLGLKTAVVEKDPKFGGTCLHRGCIPTKALLHTAAVLDEIRSAGTLGIEVGAPALDLATAHGRKQQVVDKNAKGIEYLFKKNQIDGIHGRGRLVGPHRVEVEKDGQTQILEGRFILLATGSVPRPLGMAPVDGQRVLDSDGILQLPRVPRSMVVLGAGAVGTEFASIFHSFGTEVTLLEMLPRVLPLEDEEVSKELARSLKKRGIKVRTDSKLTAVETTEGGVSLSVEQNGKTDTLEAEILLVAVGRAPVSENLGLEEQGVKLERGYVEVDELMRTAVPHIYAIGDLVQTPWLAHVASSEGILAAEHMAGEAVQPINYDHVPSCTYCDPEVASVGLTEAQAKERGYDVATGKFPFSALAKAAILGHTGGFVKVVRETRYDELLGVHIVGPKATDLIAEACVALRIESTTEELFRTMHAHPTLSESVMEAAHAAYGHPLHI; the protein is encoded by the coding sequence ATGGAGCAGAAGCAGTACGACTTGATCGTGGTGGGGAGCGGCCCCGGCGGCTATGTGGCTGCCATCCGCGCGTCCCAGTTGGGGCTCAAGACCGCGGTGGTGGAGAAGGATCCCAAATTTGGCGGAACCTGCCTGCACCGTGGCTGCATACCCACCAAGGCTCTGCTGCACACGGCGGCGGTGCTCGACGAGATCCGCTCCGCCGGCACCCTCGGCATCGAGGTCGGAGCTCCGGCTCTGGACCTGGCCACCGCCCACGGCCGCAAACAGCAGGTGGTGGACAAGAACGCCAAGGGGATCGAGTATCTGTTCAAGAAGAATCAGATCGACGGCATCCACGGCCGCGGCCGGCTGGTGGGCCCCCACCGAGTGGAGGTAGAAAAGGACGGTCAGACTCAGATTCTCGAGGGCCGCTTCATTCTCCTGGCCACTGGCTCCGTGCCGCGGCCCCTGGGCATGGCGCCGGTGGACGGCCAACGGGTGCTGGACTCCGACGGCATCCTCCAGCTGCCTCGGGTGCCGCGCTCCATGGTGGTGTTGGGAGCCGGCGCCGTGGGCACCGAGTTCGCGTCCATCTTCCACAGCTTCGGCACCGAGGTGACGCTGCTGGAAATGCTGCCCCGAGTCCTACCGCTGGAGGATGAAGAGGTTTCCAAGGAGCTGGCCCGGTCGCTCAAGAAGCGGGGCATCAAGGTGCGCACGGATTCCAAGCTCACCGCCGTCGAGACCACCGAGGGCGGCGTCTCCCTGAGCGTCGAGCAGAACGGCAAGACCGACACCCTGGAGGCAGAGATCCTGCTGGTGGCGGTGGGCCGCGCGCCGGTGTCGGAGAATCTGGGGCTGGAAGAGCAAGGGGTCAAGCTGGAGCGCGGCTACGTCGAGGTGGACGAGCTGATGCGCACCGCCGTCCCCCACATCTACGCCATCGGCGATCTGGTGCAGACCCCCTGGCTGGCTCACGTGGCCTCCAGCGAGGGCATCCTGGCGGCGGAGCACATGGCCGGCGAGGCCGTGCAGCCGATCAACTACGACCACGTTCCCTCCTGCACCTACTGCGACCCGGAAGTGGCCAGCGTTGGTCTCACCGAGGCCCAGGCCAAGGAGCGGGGCTACGATGTGGCCACCGGCAAGTTCCCCTTCTCGGCGCTGGCCAAGGCGGCGATCTTGGGGCACACCGGAGGCTTCGTCAAGGTCGTGCGGGAGACTCGTTATGATGAGCTCCTGGGGGTTCACATCGTCGGCCCCAAGGCCACCGACCTCATCGCCGAGGCCTGCGTGGCCCTGCGTATCGAGTCCACTACCGAAGAACTGTTCCGCACCATGCACGCCCATCCAACCCTCAGCGAGTCGGTGATGGAGGCCGCCCACGCGGCCTACGGTCATCCGCTCCATATCTGA
- a CDS encoding MBL fold metallo-hydrolase, translated as MTIPVHQLGELKISLVTDGEFRLDGGAMFGVVPKTLWQRAKPADELNRISMVTNCMLVERGDELLLVDTGIGDKNDEKFRKIFGLREGDRRLPEAIRAAGYELGDIDHVLLSHLHFDHCGWNTREAADGSLQPTFPNARYWMQRGEVAHAREPSERDAASYDPRNWEPLFEAGVVELFDDEAEPMTGVRAIRAPGHNADMCIVRLDGGAAGHQGIFFADLIPTAAHVPLPWIMGYDLYPLTTLENKKRWLPQVAEGNWLCIFEHDPETPMGRLVEDKPGRWRAEAVDG; from the coding sequence GTCACCGACGGCGAGTTCCGCCTCGACGGTGGGGCCATGTTCGGGGTCGTGCCCAAGACCCTGTGGCAGCGGGCCAAGCCCGCGGACGAGCTCAATCGCATCTCCATGGTCACCAACTGCATGCTGGTAGAGCGGGGGGACGAGCTGCTGTTGGTGGATACAGGCATCGGCGACAAGAACGACGAGAAATTCCGCAAGATCTTCGGGTTGCGGGAGGGAGATCGGCGGCTGCCGGAGGCGATTCGGGCGGCCGGCTACGAGCTGGGGGATATCGATCACGTGCTCCTCAGCCATCTGCACTTCGACCATTGCGGCTGGAATACCCGCGAGGCGGCGGACGGCTCGCTGCAGCCCACCTTTCCCAACGCCCGTTATTGGATGCAGCGAGGCGAGGTCGCTCACGCCCGAGAGCCTTCCGAACGCGATGCCGCCAGCTACGATCCGCGCAACTGGGAGCCGCTCTTCGAGGCCGGGGTAGTGGAGCTCTTCGACGACGAGGCCGAGCCCATGACCGGCGTGCGGGCGATCCGGGCACCGGGGCACAACGCCGACATGTGCATCGTGCGCCTGGATGGGGGAGCTGCCGGGCACCAGGGGATCTTCTTCGCCGATCTCATCCCCACCGCGGCTCACGTGCCGCTGCCTTGGATCATGGGATACGATCTCTATCCCCTGACCACCTTGGAGAATAAGAAGCGGTGGTTGCCTCAGGTGGCGGAGGGGAATTGGCTGTGCATCTTCGAGCACGACCCGGAGACTCCCATGGGGCGGCTCGTGGAAGACAAGCCCGGCCGCTGGCGGGCGGAGGCGGTGGATGGCTGA